From the genome of Devriesea agamarum, one region includes:
- a CDS encoding ABC transporter permease, with product MTDGTRVLLRSDLRAMITTHRPLFTLLLAAIALLLATQTVVGAGLAHYAHQARTTSALNLIEVSAAAPSAQRDLSAPNRALIAKTPGVTHVYPWYQVSLSLHESSDWPDPMTNPGEISGSPIIPGLMPPLVAGDLPPQGLADDQILLPKNVPGGNTLKLLHKKVSIEFTADSGIVGVGQPGTREFTVVGIVDNSVPGKSGPQPAFLSDGALSSLLHASAGKPSLDSVLTTMYVQTADADQVASVQKALSEKGFAVSSLRDQMPDLGGLFTVLGLASWVLTAAAAVLCMAIGASAGTTWVRQRRREIGILKALGYSNGRIGRIIAAELFLAGVLTAVIGILVGIVLSLIATTAVSYADISLLPVAPWGLPSWQSVIIVLVATPFFLTLGGLRHVIASARLEPDEALRDM from the coding sequence GTGACTGACGGAACCCGGGTTCTTCTCCGCTCAGACCTACGAGCGATGATAACTACCCATCGCCCCCTCTTTACTCTTCTCCTTGCCGCCATCGCGCTTCTTTTGGCGACTCAGACGGTGGTCGGGGCCGGTCTTGCGCATTACGCTCATCAGGCGCGGACGACCTCGGCGCTGAACCTGATTGAAGTCTCCGCAGCGGCCCCGTCGGCGCAGCGCGACCTATCGGCACCAAATCGCGCACTCATCGCTAAAACTCCGGGCGTCACGCACGTGTATCCGTGGTATCAGGTCAGCCTGTCACTGCACGAGAGCAGCGATTGGCCCGATCCGATGACCAATCCCGGTGAGATTTCAGGCTCTCCCATCATTCCTGGACTGATGCCTCCGCTGGTTGCCGGGGATCTTCCGCCGCAGGGACTGGCTGACGACCAGATCCTGCTCCCCAAAAACGTTCCCGGTGGAAATACGCTGAAGCTCCTCCACAAGAAAGTATCGATTGAATTCACCGCCGATAGCGGCATCGTCGGAGTCGGACAGCCGGGCACTCGCGAGTTCACGGTGGTTGGCATCGTGGATAATAGTGTCCCGGGTAAGAGCGGCCCTCAGCCCGCGTTCCTATCCGATGGCGCACTGTCCAGCCTGCTTCATGCCAGTGCGGGAAAACCCAGTCTGGACAGCGTTCTGACCACGATGTACGTCCAGACTGCTGACGCCGATCAGGTCGCTTCGGTGCAGAAAGCGCTTTCCGAGAAAGGTTTTGCCGTCTCTAGCCTGCGCGATCAGATGCCAGACCTGGGCGGTCTGTTCACAGTCCTAGGTTTGGCGTCGTGGGTGCTCACCGCTGCGGCAGCCGTTTTATGCATGGCGATCGGCGCCTCGGCGGGAACCACGTGGGTTCGGCAGCGACGGCGCGAGATCGGCATCTTAAAAGCCCTCGGGTATAGCAATGGGCGGATTGGAAGAATCATTGCGGCGGAATTGTTTCTGGCCGGAGTTTTGACGGCGGTGATCGGCATCCTGGTGGGCATCGTGCTCTCGCTCATCGCGACGACGGCGGTCTCCTACGCTGATATTTCTCTTCTGCCGGTGGCTCCGTGGGGTTTGCCGTCGTGGCAGAGCGTAATCATCGTGCTGGTGGCTACCCCATTTTTCCTGACCCTGGGTGGTCTGCGGCATGTGATCGCGTCGGCTCGTCTGGAGCCTGATGAGGCGCTGCGGGATATGTAG
- a CDS encoding dipeptide/oligopeptide/nickel ABC transporter permease/ATP-binding protein, whose translation MRRNLTQRLSSVQGARLGALRKLPITSKIAIGFLTILVIAAIFAPLIAPFNPLATGLPQAAQSGTGDLIRPTVPPDGTFWFGTDSTGRDVFSRVLYGARSSLIIGLCATGFALCAAAILGSIAATAHKWASEVLMRILDIVMSFPGIALAAVFVAVFGTSLPVLIFAIGFLYIPQLSRVVRANVLSQFGEDYVAASKVMGASTTWILIKHVARNCMAPIMVFATVLVADAIVFEASLSFINAGVQPPDPSWGNILAEGKQVLLAGSWWPTFFPGLMILITVLSLNILSEGLTDALASPPVRRGVDVEADEQALREAQGLDAVTADAAHPAAELDQAVASPTQMIAPAHADRHRDEEILTQLTEERSGKHRADEPKQSEASLKVKVLGATDNATSRRLLKESLDTLNRTESARTDRLIYTDTSAKPLLDVKNLRIAFPDAHGDVDIVDDISFTVRPGETMGLVGESGCGKSITSMAIMGLLPRTARITGEILFDGKNLLEMTPKQRNALRGHDMAMIYQDALSSLNPSMLIRAQMKQLTSRGGTRTAEDLLELVGLDPKRMLNSYPHELSGGQRQRVLIAMALTRDPQLVIADEPTTALDVTVQKQVVDLLNSLREQLGFAMVFVSHDLALVAQLAHRITVMYAGQVVEQGSTRELLTDPRHEYTRGLLGSVLSIEAGAERLHQVPGTVPSPREFVSGDRFAPRSANPTVGLTTRPHMQLIHGTTHSYATTDSDRQSEATEQTGDPR comes from the coding sequence ATGCGTCGCAACCTCACTCAACGCCTCAGCTCCGTCCAAGGCGCACGCCTGGGCGCACTGCGCAAACTCCCGATCACCTCAAAAATCGCGATCGGCTTCCTCACGATCCTCGTGATCGCCGCGATCTTTGCGCCGCTCATCGCCCCGTTTAATCCACTCGCAACCGGCCTCCCCCAGGCAGCTCAATCCGGCACCGGAGACCTGATTCGACCCACCGTCCCCCCGGATGGCACCTTCTGGTTCGGTACCGATAGCACCGGGCGCGACGTCTTCTCCCGCGTTCTGTACGGTGCACGCTCCTCGCTGATTATCGGCCTGTGCGCCACCGGTTTCGCGCTGTGCGCCGCCGCCATCCTCGGCTCCATCGCCGCCACCGCCCACAAATGGGCCTCGGAAGTGCTGATGCGCATCCTGGACATCGTCATGTCCTTCCCCGGCATCGCACTGGCCGCGGTGTTCGTCGCCGTGTTCGGCACCTCCCTGCCGGTTCTGATCTTCGCCATCGGGTTCTTATACATCCCGCAACTGTCGCGCGTCGTGCGCGCCAACGTGCTGTCCCAGTTCGGCGAAGACTATGTGGCCGCCTCCAAGGTTATGGGCGCTTCCACCACTTGGATCCTGATTAAGCATGTGGCCCGCAACTGCATGGCACCGATCATGGTGTTCGCGACGGTGCTGGTCGCCGACGCCATCGTGTTTGAAGCGTCGCTGTCATTCATCAACGCCGGCGTGCAGCCGCCCGACCCCTCGTGGGGCAACATCCTCGCCGAAGGTAAGCAGGTTCTGCTCGCCGGCTCCTGGTGGCCAACCTTCTTCCCCGGCCTGATGATTCTGATCACGGTGCTCAGCCTGAACATTCTGTCCGAAGGCCTCACCGACGCCCTAGCTAGCCCCCCGGTCCGCCGCGGCGTAGACGTCGAAGCTGATGAGCAGGCACTGCGCGAAGCCCAGGGCCTGGACGCAGTCACCGCCGATGCGGCACACCCGGCAGCCGAGCTGGACCAAGCGGTCGCCTCACCGACCCAGATGATCGCCCCCGCGCACGCCGACCGGCATCGCGACGAAGAGATCCTCACCCAGCTGACAGAGGAACGCTCCGGAAAGCACCGGGCCGACGAACCCAAGCAGTCTGAAGCCAGCCTCAAAGTCAAAGTTCTCGGGGCCACCGACAACGCCACCTCGCGCCGGCTACTCAAAGAGTCGCTCGATACGCTCAACCGCACCGAGTCGGCTCGCACAGATCGTCTGATCTACACCGACACCAGCGCGAAACCGCTGCTGGACGTCAAGAACCTCAGAATTGCGTTCCCCGACGCCCACGGCGACGTCGATATTGTCGACGACATCTCCTTCACCGTCCGGCCCGGCGAGACAATGGGCCTGGTGGGCGAATCCGGGTGCGGTAAATCCATCACCTCCATGGCGATCATGGGTCTGCTGCCGCGCACCGCGCGGATCACCGGTGAAATCCTGTTCGACGGCAAGAACCTGCTGGAGATGACTCCCAAGCAGCGCAATGCCCTGCGCGGACACGATATGGCCATGATCTACCAGGACGCGCTCAGCTCGCTCAACCCGTCCATGCTGATCCGAGCCCAAATGAAGCAGCTGACCTCCCGCGGCGGCACCCGCACCGCCGAGGACCTGCTGGAACTGGTGGGCCTGGACCCCAAGCGCATGCTGAACTCCTACCCGCATGAGCTCTCAGGCGGTCAGCGCCAGCGCGTGCTGATTGCTATGGCGCTCACGCGCGACCCGCAGCTGGTCATCGCCGATGAACCCACCACGGCCCTCGACGTGACCGTGCAAAAGCAGGTGGTGGATCTTCTGAACTCGCTGCGTGAACAGCTCGGATTCGCCATGGTGTTCGTCAGCCACGACCTCGCGCTAGTCGCGCAACTCGCCCACCGCATCACCGTGATGTATGCGGGTCAGGTCGTCGAGCAGGGCAGCACCAGGGAGCTGCTGACCGATCCCCGGCACGAATACACTCGCGGCCTCCTCGGTTCGGTGCTCTCGATCGAAGCCGGTGCCGAACGCCTGCACCAGGTGCCAGGTACCGTCCCCTCGCCTCGCGAGTTCGTCAGCGGCGACCGTTTTGCCCCCCGGTCCGCGAACCCCACGGTTGGTTTAACGACGCGTCCGCATATGCAGCTGATCCACGGCACGACGCATAGCTACGCCACCACCGACAGTGACCGCCAATCCGAGGCCACGGAGCAGACAGGAGATCCGCGATGA
- a CDS encoding ABC transporter ATP-binding protein translates to MSTAAKKPVNSADTPVIELKDIHVVHRLRTGKLFRPDRIRAVDGVSFTVRRGEVVGIVGESGCGKSTLARVMVGLQRPTSGTLLFRGRAVGHGRAARRELGRAVSVVFQDPATALNPRMIVRDTLLDPLRVHGIGSHADRMNAVRDLVQMVGLPLSALDVLPRQISGGQRQRVAIARALALGPDVIVADEPTSALDVSVRAQVLNLLMDLKEQLGLGLVFISHDMNTVRYVSDRITVMNKGRIVEQGPAEDVFANPTDAYTRTLLAATPSLL, encoded by the coding sequence ATGAGCACGGCCGCAAAGAAACCGGTGAACAGCGCAGATACCCCGGTCATCGAGCTGAAAGACATCCATGTGGTGCACCGGCTGCGCACCGGCAAGCTGTTTCGCCCGGACCGTATCCGGGCCGTGGACGGCGTGTCCTTTACGGTGCGCCGAGGCGAAGTGGTCGGCATCGTCGGCGAATCCGGGTGCGGTAAATCCACCCTCGCCCGCGTCATGGTGGGCTTGCAGCGCCCCACATCGGGAACCCTGCTATTTCGCGGGCGCGCCGTCGGCCATGGCCGGGCGGCCCGCCGCGAACTGGGGCGTGCGGTCTCGGTGGTCTTCCAGGACCCGGCAACCGCGCTCAACCCCCGCATGATCGTGCGCGACACCCTGCTGGATCCCCTGCGTGTGCACGGCATCGGCTCCCATGCCGACCGCATGAACGCGGTGCGGGACCTGGTTCAGATGGTGGGTCTGCCACTGTCGGCTTTGGACGTGCTCCCCCGGCAAATTTCGGGTGGTCAGCGTCAGCGCGTCGCGATTGCCCGCGCGCTTGCGCTCGGCCCCGACGTGATCGTGGCGGATGAGCCGACCAGCGCCCTGGACGTGTCCGTGCGCGCTCAGGTGCTCAACTTGCTCATGGACCTCAAGGAACAGCTCGGACTCGGGCTGGTGTTTATCTCCCACGACATGAACACCGTGCGCTACGTGTCTGACCGGATCACGGTGATGAACAAGGGCCGGATTGTCGAGCAAGGACCAGCGGAAGATGTGTTCGCTAACCCTACGGATGCCTACACCCGCACGCTGCTCGCAGCCACCCCGTCACTGCTGTAA
- a CDS encoding DUF427 domain-containing protein yields the protein MKKRSAIARYGDVVIARTTQAVRVEGNYYFPLEDVDADLAPSALTTLCPWKGIARYRHVVVEGHTLHNAAWTYPLPLPLAWGIRRRIAFEPSLGIVVTAESLPKVR from the coding sequence ATGAAAAAGAGATCTGCTATCGCTCGGTACGGCGATGTCGTGATCGCCCGCACCACACAGGCTGTGCGTGTCGAAGGAAACTATTACTTTCCACTGGAGGACGTTGACGCCGACCTCGCTCCGAGTGCCCTGACCACGCTGTGTCCGTGGAAGGGGATTGCGCGGTACCGGCATGTCGTCGTGGAGGGTCACACTCTCCACAATGCCGCCTGGACCTATCCGTTGCCCCTACCGCTGGCATGGGGTATTCGACGGCGGATTGCGTTTGAGCCATCCTTGGGGATCGTGGTCACCGCGGAATCACTACCGAAGGTGCGTTAA
- a CDS encoding ABC transporter permease: protein MSNLLRLIGRRLIAFPIMVLGVTFLVFFVMSFSPADPARLALGESASQQALEAYRTSHGLNDPIFVRYGNFLWGMIHGDLGTTSGNTPVTEVIAKAFPITLQLTFLGLLIAVVISLVLGVLAALYRDRWVDQLVRVISIASLATPSFWLAILLIQWLGTVPGGWGMFPAVISSWTSIFTDPYTWANNIMLPAFALGVPVAGALTRVVRTAMVEELDKDYVRTAIGSGIPYHIVVARNVLRNALITPITVLGLRVGYLMGGAVIIEIIFNIQAMGQLILDGVTRNDVFLVQGVTLTVAIAFIIVNIAVDVLYVLVNPRIRSI from the coding sequence GTGTCCAACCTTCTGCGCCTGATCGGCAGACGCCTTATCGCCTTCCCGATCATGGTCCTCGGGGTCACATTCCTCGTGTTCTTCGTTATGTCGTTCTCACCCGCCGACCCGGCGCGGCTGGCTCTGGGTGAGTCCGCATCCCAACAGGCTCTAGAGGCCTACCGGACAAGCCATGGCCTGAACGACCCCATCTTCGTGCGCTACGGCAACTTCCTATGGGGCATGATCCACGGTGACCTTGGGACGACCAGCGGCAACACCCCCGTCACCGAGGTCATCGCCAAAGCGTTCCCCATCACCCTGCAGCTCACCTTCCTCGGCCTGCTGATCGCCGTGGTGATCTCGCTGGTCCTCGGTGTGCTCGCGGCTCTGTACCGAGACCGGTGGGTGGACCAGCTGGTGCGCGTTATCTCCATCGCGTCACTGGCCACCCCGTCGTTCTGGCTCGCGATCCTGCTGATCCAATGGCTGGGCACCGTTCCCGGCGGCTGGGGCATGTTCCCCGCCGTCATCAGCTCATGGACCTCAATCTTCACCGACCCGTACACCTGGGCCAACAACATCATGCTGCCCGCGTTCGCGCTCGGCGTCCCCGTGGCCGGAGCATTGACCCGCGTGGTACGCACCGCCATGGTCGAAGAACTCGACAAGGACTACGTACGCACCGCCATCGGCTCAGGTATCCCCTACCACATCGTGGTCGCTCGCAACGTGCTGCGCAACGCGCTGATTACCCCGATTACCGTGCTCGGCCTGCGCGTCGGCTATCTGATGGGTGGCGCGGTCATCATCGAAATCATCTTCAACATCCAGGCCATGGGCCAGTTGATCCTCGACGGCGTCACCCGAAACGACGTCTTCCTCGTCCAGGGCGTGACCCTGACGGTCGCCATCGCGTTCATCATCGTCAACATCGCCGTGGACGTCCTCTACGTCCTAGTGAACCCGCGGATCAGGAGCATCTGA
- a CDS encoding ATP-binding cassette domain-containing protein, whose amino-acid sequence MITSPISPPVLELRSISKTYPDTSQGNGATTVEVLQEVSLNLNAGETLWLRGPSGSGKSTVLRIAGLDHDNAQRVLDQVERVRAAGCGVLIASHDPATERVAQRVLSLQGGHRD is encoded by the coding sequence ATGATTACATCACCCATATCGCCGCCGGTTCTGGAACTCAGATCAATCTCTAAAACCTATCCAGACACGTCCCAAGGCAACGGGGCCACAACCGTTGAGGTCTTGCAGGAGGTGAGCCTCAACCTCAACGCCGGGGAAACACTATGGCTGCGCGGGCCGTCTGGATCCGGGAAATCCACGGTTTTGCGCATCGCCGGGCTCGACCACGACAATGCACAGCGTGTCCTCGACCAGGTAGAACGGGTCCGCGCCGCAGGGTGCGGGGTTTTGATCGCTAGCCATGACCCTGCAACCGAACGTGTAGCCCAGCGCGTGCTCAGCCTTCAGGGAGGTCATCGTGACTGA
- a CDS encoding DUF427 domain-containing protein, whose translation MAKRSATALYGDIVIARTTRAVLMQREFYFPRKDIFVELVPSKDFTFAMGLCIAFYLHVNINDRYLRNGAWTTPLPLPLGWDMRNRVAFRPDSGIVVVPGLMPDGAAPH comes from the coding sequence GTGGCGAAAAGATCCGCAACCGCTTTGTATGGCGATATCGTCATAGCTCGCACGACGCGGGCGGTCTTGATGCAGCGCGAATTTTACTTTCCTCGGAAAGACATCTTCGTTGAGCTTGTCCCCAGTAAGGATTTCACCTTCGCCATGGGCCTTTGTATCGCGTTTTACCTTCACGTAAACATCAACGACCGGTATCTCCGCAATGGCGCATGGACCACTCCGCTTCCTCTCCCGCTGGGCTGGGACATGCGCAATCGCGTCGCGTTTCGACCTGATTCGGGAATCGTGGTGGTCCCGGGACTCATGCCGGACGGTGCTGCGCCGCATTAA
- a CDS encoding ABC transporter substrate-binding protein: MTASPHLPRSRRDFFKLTATIGAAAGITAGIAACAPKGDTSTGQSAAPAGDAKKDGTISAAISYELGTNGYDPMTTTAALTVAANWHTLEGLTELDPASREVYAALAKELPTSTGTTHDIVLRDGAVFHDGSKVTADDVVFSFQRVLDPANNSLYANFIPFIDKIEKKNDSTVTITTKYPTGVFAERLAVVKIVPKAAVEKDPKAFDANPVGSGPWKMTDNSATSKKVMFERNDAYNGPKPAKAKKMEWQVIPDAATRTNAIQSKTVQAIDSVPYLSIDQLKANSKVESVPGFGLLFAMFNQSPNNPFADLKNRQAFMYAIDMKKVIDTGLLGQAEAATCFLQKDHPFYKQASTVYTHKPDEAKKLFGETGLKSFRMLCTDHDWVAKCTPIIQDSLKSAGIDVKFEQKKSADVYNTIDSKPESYDVVIAPGDPSVFGNDPDLLMRWWYSGDTWTDSRMHWKGSDSYKEVQKLLAEGLQATDKTVQKATWGKLFDTLSDNVPLYPLFHRKSPTAWDSSTLVDFKPISLTGLSFVGVGTTK, encoded by the coding sequence ATGACGGCCTCGCCCCACCTCCCTCGCTCCCGCCGAGACTTCTTCAAGCTCACCGCCACCATTGGTGCAGCCGCAGGCATCACGGCAGGCATCGCAGCGTGCGCACCGAAAGGTGACACCAGCACCGGCCAAAGCGCCGCCCCCGCAGGCGACGCCAAAAAAGACGGCACCATCTCCGCCGCCATCTCCTACGAGCTCGGCACCAATGGGTACGACCCCATGACCACCACCGCCGCACTCACAGTCGCCGCCAACTGGCACACCCTCGAAGGCCTTACCGAACTCGACCCAGCCTCGCGTGAGGTCTACGCGGCACTCGCCAAAGAGCTACCCACCAGCACCGGCACCACCCACGATATCGTCCTGCGCGACGGCGCCGTCTTCCACGACGGTTCCAAAGTCACCGCCGACGACGTCGTCTTCTCCTTCCAGCGAGTCCTCGACCCAGCCAACAACTCGCTGTACGCCAACTTCATCCCCTTCATCGACAAGATCGAAAAGAAGAACGACTCCACGGTCACCATCACCACCAAGTACCCGACCGGTGTGTTCGCCGAACGCCTGGCCGTCGTCAAAATCGTGCCCAAGGCCGCCGTCGAAAAAGACCCCAAGGCCTTCGACGCCAATCCCGTCGGCTCCGGCCCATGGAAGATGACCGACAACAGCGCCACTTCCAAGAAGGTTATGTTCGAGCGCAACGACGCCTACAACGGCCCCAAGCCCGCCAAGGCCAAGAAAATGGAATGGCAGGTCATCCCCGATGCCGCCACCCGCACCAACGCAATCCAGTCCAAGACCGTGCAGGCCATCGACTCGGTCCCCTACCTGTCCATCGACCAACTCAAGGCCAACTCCAAAGTCGAGTCCGTCCCCGGGTTCGGCCTGCTGTTCGCCATGTTCAACCAGTCGCCAAACAACCCGTTCGCCGACCTCAAGAACCGTCAGGCGTTTATGTACGCCATCGACATGAAGAAGGTCATCGACACCGGTCTGCTCGGACAGGCTGAGGCCGCCACCTGCTTCCTTCAGAAGGATCACCCCTTCTACAAGCAAGCCTCCACCGTCTACACCCACAAGCCCGACGAAGCCAAAAAACTCTTCGGAGAAACCGGGCTGAAGAGCTTCCGGATGCTGTGCACCGACCACGACTGGGTCGCCAAGTGCACCCCGATCATCCAAGACTCCCTCAAGTCCGCTGGTATCGACGTGAAGTTCGAGCAGAAGAAATCAGCTGACGTCTACAACACCATCGACAGCAAGCCAGAGTCCTACGACGTCGTGATCGCCCCCGGCGACCCCTCGGTGTTCGGTAACGACCCCGACCTGCTCATGCGCTGGTGGTACTCAGGTGACACCTGGACCGACAGCCGCATGCACTGGAAGGGCAGCGACTCCTACAAAGAGGTGCAGAAACTGCTGGCAGAAGGCCTGCAGGCCACTGACAAGACGGTGCAAAAGGCCACCTGGGGCAAGCTGTTCGACACCCTGTCGGACAACGTCCCGCTCTACCCGCTCTTCCACCGCAAGTCCCCCACTGCTTGGGACTCCTCGACCTTGGTCGACTTCAAGCCGATCTCCCTGACCGGCCTCAGCTTCGTGGGAGTCGGCACCACCAAGTAG
- a CDS encoding FadR/GntR family transcriptional regulator produces the protein MDRRKAAFSTVEAIKDLILRNGLRPGDPIPTEAELCATLGVSRSSVREAIRTLASLDIVEVRHGRGTTVGQLSLSPFIDALAFRSLMNPDGTCATLLEVVDLREGIDLALSDELVALHRGRPDPHLRGLVDTMREQAANGHSFPDTDIAFHTALLSGSSNRLVQQLVAALWEVHTVTVPQLGIPQPDDIHDTAAAHGGMLDALEIGDVSAYRTAVKNHYAPLRRAIERAGTTSNNPASSSDTKAPTVRHTPTSS, from the coding sequence GTGGATAGACGCAAAGCAGCGTTCTCAACGGTCGAGGCCATTAAGGACCTCATTTTGCGCAATGGTCTGCGCCCAGGTGACCCCATCCCAACCGAGGCAGAGCTCTGCGCAACCTTGGGCGTGTCCCGCTCGTCCGTGCGCGAGGCGATCCGCACCCTCGCCTCGTTGGACATCGTCGAAGTGCGCCACGGTCGCGGCACAACCGTCGGGCAGCTCTCGCTGTCTCCCTTTATTGATGCGCTTGCATTCCGCAGTCTCATGAACCCCGACGGCACCTGCGCCACCCTGCTGGAAGTCGTGGATCTGCGCGAAGGGATCGACCTCGCCCTTTCCGATGAACTAGTCGCTTTGCATCGAGGCCGCCCCGACCCGCATCTCAGAGGCCTGGTGGACACCATGCGCGAGCAGGCAGCCAACGGGCACTCGTTCCCAGACACCGACATCGCCTTCCACACCGCGCTACTCAGCGGCAGCAGCAACCGGCTCGTGCAGCAACTAGTGGCCGCCCTCTGGGAAGTGCACACCGTCACCGTGCCCCAGCTCGGCATCCCGCAGCCCGATGACATTCACGACACCGCAGCCGCGCACGGAGGCATGCTGGATGCGCTCGAAATCGGGGATGTTTCGGCCTACCGCACCGCGGTGAAAAACCACTACGCGCCGCTGCGCCGCGCTATTGAACGCGCGGGCACCACCTCAAACAATCCCGCGTCATCATCCGATACGAAGGCCCCGACCGTCCGTCATACTCCGACATCGTCATAA
- a CDS encoding molybdopterin molybdotransferase MoeA: MNTTARHPDDELSFDQWRQVVSSLPPLPRRVLEVPLGDALGRRLAEPFIAPSPLPDVPCSAMDGFALRSADLLRLRRLDGTRGDDVLISVANDIPAGPGEPAPLAPGMAARIMTGAPLPAGADLVVPVEQTDSNPGDPLPATVRISGDAVTVPHHHVRAVGEEIARGSRLAGPATLVGPGFMGVAAALGMERLKVLAPQRIAVVATGDELVRAEPHPADSSHRDDEGSLRYGEVRESNTRMLSAALAQLGHDVTRHVSGDHPRALLDLLDALADEVDLMITTGGIGAGSYDVVKAALGPDGRNSSRFAHLHMRPGAPQGCGVIGSTPVVHCPGTPVGALLGMHLFGRIVLREPPVITAMPLVPAGSGGLDGVDTRSGGDGADGLRLRRHGLMCVAANLESTGVALTPGRRLAPYARANAVVLAGWGLTEGRTQILPGDLVNVALLGI, translated from the coding sequence GTGAACACGACCGCGCGGCACCCGGACGACGAACTGTCCTTCGACCAGTGGCGCCAGGTGGTCTCGTCGTTACCGCCCCTGCCCCGGCGCGTTCTTGAGGTCCCCCTAGGCGATGCCCTCGGTCGAAGACTCGCCGAACCGTTTATTGCGCCGAGTCCGCTGCCAGATGTGCCCTGCTCAGCCATGGACGGATTTGCCCTGCGTTCAGCCGATCTGCTGCGACTGCGCAGACTGGATGGCACCCGTGGAGACGACGTGCTGATCTCAGTCGCCAACGATATTCCCGCCGGACCGGGGGAGCCCGCACCGCTAGCCCCCGGCATGGCCGCCCGCATTATGACCGGGGCGCCGCTGCCCGCCGGAGCAGATCTCGTCGTCCCCGTCGAACAAACCGACAGTAACCCGGGAGATCCCCTGCCCGCCACCGTGCGGATCTCAGGTGACGCCGTGACGGTCCCGCACCATCATGTGCGGGCTGTCGGTGAAGAAATCGCCCGGGGAAGCCGTTTGGCTGGACCTGCAACCCTCGTGGGCCCCGGCTTCATGGGAGTGGCCGCCGCACTAGGAATGGAACGTTTGAAGGTACTCGCGCCCCAGCGCATCGCCGTAGTCGCCACCGGTGATGAACTCGTGCGGGCCGAACCCCATCCGGCCGATAGCAGTCACCGCGATGATGAGGGGTCCCTGCGCTATGGCGAAGTGCGCGAATCTAACACCCGAATGCTGTCTGCCGCACTCGCGCAGCTGGGGCACGACGTCACCCGGCATGTGTCCGGAGACCATCCTCGCGCACTGCTCGACCTCCTCGACGCGCTTGCCGACGAGGTGGACCTCATGATCACCACCGGCGGAATCGGCGCTGGCTCCTATGACGTGGTTAAAGCGGCTCTTGGCCCGGACGGGCGCAACAGTTCGCGCTTTGCCCACCTTCACATGCGTCCTGGTGCGCCGCAGGGATGCGGGGTGATTGGCTCAACGCCGGTTGTGCACTGCCCTGGAACTCCGGTCGGAGCGTTACTGGGAATGCACCTGTTTGGACGGATAGTTCTGCGGGAACCTCCAGTGATTACCGCCATGCCGCTGGTGCCCGCGGGGAGCGGTGGCCTGGACGGCGTGGATACACGCTCCGGAGGTGACGGCGCCGACGGGTTGCGATTGCGTCGCCACGGTCTGATGTGCGTGGCAGCCAATCTCGAATCCACCGGCGTGGCCCTCACCCCCGGGCGCAGGCTCGCTCCGTATGCCCGAGCCAACGCCGTGGTACTGGCAGGCTGGGGCCTTACCGAAGGGCGCACGCAGATTCTTCCCGGCGATCTCGTCAACGTCGCTCTGTTGGGGATCTGA